A stretch of the Lactuca sativa cultivar Salinas chromosome 9, Lsat_Salinas_v11, whole genome shotgun sequence genome encodes the following:
- the LOC111882748 gene encoding pentatricopeptide repeat-containing protein At2g13600, whose product MAKYVLGKQHIANDLHLLNSSPLANLLDLCLKSKSSTKQTQQIHARIIKSRFHSETFILNRLIDVYGKSGSVDDAYKVFDQMPERNIFSWNAVLSTLTNAGLLDEANKVFDQMPVTDQCSWNSMVSGFAQHDRFDESVEFFVHMHSQDFVLNQYSYGSALSSCAGLRNIKMGTQIHASIHKSPYERNVYMGSALIDMYSKCGSVDSAQKVFDSMTSRNVVSWNSLITCYEQNGPPSEALHVFTNMMNSKIQPDEVTLASLISACATLANLNLGREIHNQVIKSNKLTKDLVICNTLVDMYAKCGRISEARWIFDTIPSKNIISETSIVSGYAKSANLETARSMFVSMADRNIVSWNALIAGYTQNGDNETALGLFLQLKQEGVFPTHYTFGNLLSACANLADLRLGQQSHTHVLKHGFKFESGPESDIFVGNSLIDMYVKCGSVEDGKRVFRKMVHKDWVSWNAIIIGLAQNGYGSEALEFFKEMLESGEKPDHVTMIGVLSACSHGGLVDAGRGYFNKMRSEYGIEPMTDHYACMVDLLGRAGFLDEAKNLIDTMRVPPDAVVWAALLGGCKVHGNIELGKEVAEKLMEIDGKNSGVYVLLSNMYAERGNWGDVKRVRKVMKEKGVVKQPGCSWIEVEGKFHVFMVKDRRQIRKKQIYFVLRGLTDVMKLFGYVPDVYDLEANEEGCLELNESQELDNFQMID is encoded by the coding sequence ATGGCAAAATATGTATTGGGTAAGCAACATATCGCCAACGACCTCCATCTCCTTAACTCATCACCCCTCGCAAACCTCTTGGACCTATGCCTTAAAtcaaaatcatcaacaaaacaaacCCAGCAGATACATGCCCGGATTATCAAGTCGAGATTTCACTCCGAAACATTCATCCTCAACAGGCTAATTGATGTTTATGGGAAATCTGGTTCTGTGGATGATGCGTATAAGGTGTTCGATCAAATGCCTGAGAGAAACATATTCTCTTGGAATGCGGTTTTATCCACCTTAACAAATGCAGGTCTTTTAGATGAAGCAAATAAGGTGTTCGATCAAATGCCTGTGACCGACCAGTGTTCTTGGAACTCCATGGTTTCTGGGTTTGCTCAACACGATAGATTTGATGAATCAGTTGAGTTCTTTGTACATATGCATTCTCAAGATTTTGTACTCAACCAATATTCATATGGAAGTGCTCTTAGTTCATGTGCGGGTTTGAGGAATATAAAAATGGGTACTCAGATCCATGCTTCTATTCATAAATCTCCATACGAACGAAATGTGTACATGGGTAGTGCTCTTATAGACATGTATTCCAAATGTGGAAGTGTAGATTCTGCTCAAAAAGTCTTCGACTCCATGACTTCACGCAATGTAGTTTCTTGGAACAGCTTGATCACATGTTATGAGCAAAATGGTCCACCTTCTGAAGCTCTTCATGTCTTCACAAACATGATGAACTCAAAGATTCAACCAGATGAGGTTACATTAGCCAGCCTGATAAGCGCATGTGCAACCTTAGCAAACTTGAATCTGGGACGTGAAATCCACAATCAAGTTATAAAATCCAACAAACTCACAAAAGATCTTGTCATATGCAACACATTAGTTGATATGTATGCAAAATGCGGTAGAATTTCAGAAGCAAGATGGATTTTTGACACAATCCCATCTAAAAACATCATATCAGAAACCTCAATTGTTAGCGGGTATGCCAAGTCAGCAAATCTTGAAACTGCAAGATCCATGTTTGTATCTATGGCAGATAGAAATATCGTATCATGGAACGCATTGATTGCAGGGTATACACAAAATGGAGACAATGAAACTGCTTTAGGACTCTTCCTTCAATTAAAACAAGAAGGCGTCTTTCCAACACATTACACATTCGGGAATCTTCTTAGCGCGTGTGCAAATCTTGCAGATTTAAGACTCGGACAACAATCGCATACCCATGTTTTAAAACACGGGTTTAAATTCGAATCTGGACCCGAAAGCGATATCTTTGTGGGAAATTCTCTCATAGATATGTATGTGAAATGTGGATCCGTAGAAGATGGAAAACGGGTCTTTAGAAAAATGGTTCATAAAGATTGGGTGTCATGGAACGCGATCATAATCGGGTTAGCTCAAAACGGATACGGGTCGGAAGCGCTTGAATTTTTCAAAGAGATGTTAGAATCGGGCGAGAAACCGGATCATGTCACGATGATTGGAGTACTATCCGCATGTAGCCATGGCGGGTTGGTGGATGCGGGTCGCGGGTATTTCAATAAAATGAGGTCGGAATACGGGATTGAACCAATGACGGATCATTACGCGTGTATGGTTGATTTACTTGGGCGGGCGGGTTTTCTTGATGAAGCGAAGAATTTGATTGACACGATGCGGGTCCCACCGGATGCGGTTGTGTGGGCGGCTTTGCTTGGTGGCTGTAAAGTTCATGGGAACATTGAGTTAGGGAAGGAGGTGGCTGAAAAGTTGATGGAAATAGATGGGAAGAATTCGGGTGTGTATGTTTTGCTTTCGAATATGTATGCGGAAAGGGGGAATTGGGGGGATGTGAAACGGGTGAGAAAGGTTATGAAGGAAAAAGGGGTGGTGAAACAGCCGGGGTGTAGTTGGATTGAAGTTGAGGGGAAATTTCATGTTTTTATGGTGAAAGATAGACGACAGATTCGAAAGAAACAAATTTATTTTGTGTTGAGAGGACTTACGGATGTAATGAAGCTGTTTGGATATGTTCCTGATGTTTATGATCTTGAGGCAAATGAGGAAGGGTGTTTAGAATTAAACGAATCCCAGGAACTTGACAATTTCCAGATGATAGATTAG
- the LOC111882711 gene encoding wall-associated receptor kinase 2, protein MLLLLTFVLTLMSLSEGNFASATAITMSNIARPGCLTQCGNLTVQYPFGIGKGCSLDESFDLTCNLTYKPPKLFIGSGNIEIYSISDSEMRIYNRVAYKCYKASGNVTDELDAWTNLENTPFTFSQKNKFTVIGCDDFALIGGTTGAEFTSGCLGACSNANDVPDDGYCSGIGCCQTAIPKGLKFYQTTVLTIDNHTAVQSFNPCGLAFLGEEDSFQFGGARDLYNATEFYDRTIASVPVVVDWVIGGNSSCAQANTECKGNSFCSDADIGGYRCSCNKGYEGNPYLDPGCQDIDECRDKNNFPCYGHCDNTPGSYNCTCLPGHTGDARTADGCRPVAKNSKFPAMVFCLALVFGFVAMLSGITGICLGIRKRKMIKLREKFFEQNGGVFLKQKLKAPGASDNVTIFSTQQLKKATNNYSEERIVGRGGYGVVYKGILQDERVVAIKKSKLVDGTQAEQFINEVLILTQVIHRNVVKLLGFCLEEEVPILVYEFISNNTLFYHIHHGSGGVSSLSWENRLRVAAEAASALAYLHSQATMPIIHRDVKSANILLDENYTTKISDFGASRLVPLDHDQVTTLVQGTVGYLDPQYFHTSQLTDKSDVYSFGVVLAELITGKKPLSPDRINVEKNLATHFLNSVKENRFLQIVEPRVLREATVEQLQAVRELTRRCLHLVGESRPTMKEVAMMLEGFRKFTTHPWVYQETSESRSLILEVEQSDVYGVLQNRM, encoded by the exons ATGCTTCTTCTTTTAACCTTTGTTTTGACCTTGATGTCGTTGTCTGAAGGCAATTTTGCAAGTGCCACCGCTATAACCATGAGCAACATAGCAAGGCCAGGCTGCCTTACACAGTGCGGGAACTTGACAGTTCAGTACCCTTTCGGCATAGGCAAAGGCTGTTCTTTGGACGAGTCATTTGATCTGACCTGCAACTTGACTTATAAACCCCCGAAGCTTTTTATAGGGTCAGGTAACATTGAAATCTACAGCATATCAGATTCCGAGATGAGAATTTACAATCGGGTTGCTTACAAGTGCTACAAAGCATCTGGGAATGTAACTGATGAACTTGATGCGTGGACCAACTTGGAGAACACCCCTTTCACTTTTTCACAGAAGAACAAGTTCACTGTCATTGGATGCGATGATTTTGCTTTGATCGGAGGAACAACTGGAGCCGAGTTCACTAGTGGTTGTTTGGGAGCATGCAGCAACGCAAATGACGTCCCTGATGATGGGTACTGCTCCGGAATTGGCTGTTGCCAGACAGCAATACCAAAGGGTCTCAAATTTTACCAAACTACAGTCCTGACCATTGATAACCATACAGCAGTTCAGTCGTTCAATCCTTGTGGTTTAGCATTTCTTGGTGAGGAAGACAGCTTTCAGTTTGGTGGTGCACGGGATTTGTATAATGCTACAGAGTTTTATGATAGGACAATTGCAAGTGTCCCGGTGGTGGTCGATTGGGTGATTGGAGGCAACTCGAGTTGCGCACAGGCTAATACTGAATGCAAGGGAAATAGCTTCTGTAGTGATGCAGATATTGGTGGGTATCGTTGCAGCTGCAACAAAGGTTACGAGGGCAATCCTTATCTTGATCCAGGATGCCAAG ACATCGATGAGTGTAGGGATAAAAACAACTTCCCCTGTTATGGCCATTGCGATAATACTCCAGGGAGTTACAACTGTACATGTTTGCCAGGACACACTGGTGATGCAAGAACAGCAGATGGCTGTCGACCTGTTGCTAAAAATTCAAAATTCCCAGCTATGGTATTTTGCTTAG CTCTGGTGTTTGGCTTCGTGGCCATGTTATCTGGGATAACTGGGATTTGCTTAGGCATAAGAAAGAGGAAAATGATCAAGCTACGAGAAAAGTTTTTTGAGCAAAATGGTGGTGTGTTTCTGAAACAAAAGCTCAAGGCACCTGGGGCTAGTGACAACGTGACTATATTTAGTACTCAACAGCTCAAAAAAGCAACTAATAACTATTCGGAGGAGCGGATTGTTGGGCGAGGAGGTTATGGTGTGGTGTATAAAGGAATCTTGCAGGATGAACGTGTTGTTGCAATAAAGAAGTCTAAACTAGTGGATGGGACCCAAGCAGAGCAATTCATCAATGAAGTCTTGATCCTTACACAAGTCATCCATAGAAATGTGGTTAAGCTGTTAGGCTTTTGTTTGGAAGAGGAGGTACCAATACTAGTTTATGAGTTCATATCGAATAACACCCTTTTCTATCACATTCATCATGGATCAGGTGGAGTGAGTTCGTTATCATGGGAGAATAGATTGAGAGTTGCTGCTGAAGCTGCATCTGCACTTGCATACCTTCATTCACAAGCTACAATGCCTATCATACATAGAGATGTCAAGTCTGCCAATATATTATTAGATGAAAATTACACCACAAAAATATCAGATTTTGGGGCTTCAAGATTGGTCCCTTTAGATCATGATCAAGTCACTACTCTTGTTCAGGGTACAGTTGGGTACTTGGATCCTCAATATTTCCACACAAGCCAATTAACTGACAAGAGTGATGTGTATAGCTTTGGTGTGGTCCTTGCGGAACTTATAACTGGGAAAAAACCCCTTTCTCCAGATAGAATTAATGTGGAAAAAAATTTAGCAACACACTTTCTCAATTCAGTGAAAGAAAACCGTTTCCTTCAGATTGTTGAACCGAGAGTACTACGCGAAGCGACTGTTGAGCAGTTACAAGCAGTACGTGAGCTCACAAGGAGATGCCTTCACTTAGTAGGAGAAAGTAGACCTACTATGAAAGAGGTGGCAATGATGCTAGAGGGTTTTAGGAAGTTCACAACTCATCCTTGGGTTTATCAAGAAACAAGTGAATCGAGAAGCTTAATCCTAGAAGTCGAGCAATCTGATGTTTATGGTGTCCTGCAAAATCGCATGTAG